In Spirosoma aureum, a single genomic region encodes these proteins:
- a CDS encoding tetratricopeptide repeat protein, with the protein MRLNLLLVPLIATLLACGNDDRQTARIPDFPKPGDSSRTEGALRALTRAINQSSPASAYAKRAVILLAMGRINLALSDIDEAISRNDNAGSYYLTRAQILRALQQPEKALVNAQRAEILGIDTPELYTLMGDLFQQQNQFPRAQLYVTKALQMAPYDGEAYYFKGLMTARLGDTTQALALYHQSLRLKPRYLDTYNQLASVYRSQGDRNSALAYNSQALRYFPNNPKLYYGRGLIYHMAGELDSAMTCYQQTLKVQPNYYQAYFQIGLINQKYRNYYVALANYERVQQLRPQFPRIDTYLGYCHEQMGQYDLAIAAYTKATRLNAADQQAAAGLWRSQRRQYSQNSYNSLFLPNTPDEALTPTQNRATLDTTRVRVSTIQPKSQVPAGSGDSLRRTIKPIGQN; encoded by the coding sequence ATGCGTCTGAATTTGCTCCTAGTTCCCCTTATTGCTACACTCCTGGCCTGTGGCAACGATGATCGGCAAACGGCCAGGATACCGGATTTTCCGAAACCCGGCGACAGTAGCCGTACGGAGGGGGCTCTGCGAGCCCTGACGCGAGCCATTAATCAATCCTCTCCCGCGTCGGCCTATGCCAAACGGGCTGTTATTCTGCTGGCTATGGGTCGAATCAATCTGGCTTTGAGTGATATAGATGAAGCCATCAGCCGAAACGACAACGCCGGATCGTATTACCTGACACGTGCCCAGATTTTGCGGGCGCTGCAGCAACCCGAAAAAGCGCTCGTTAATGCGCAACGTGCTGAAATTCTGGGCATTGATACACCTGAACTATATACGTTGATGGGCGATCTCTTTCAGCAACAAAATCAGTTTCCCCGGGCACAGCTTTACGTAACGAAAGCCCTGCAAATGGCTCCCTACGATGGTGAAGCTTATTATTTTAAAGGGCTGATGACAGCCCGGCTGGGTGATACGACCCAGGCATTGGCCTTATATCACCAATCACTTCGTTTAAAGCCACGCTATCTGGATACTTACAACCAGCTGGCGTCGGTATATCGGTCGCAGGGCGATCGTAATTCTGCGTTGGCTTATAATAGCCAGGCATTGCGTTATTTTCCCAACAACCCCAAATTATATTACGGACGGGGCCTGATCTACCACATGGCGGGTGAACTTGATAGCGCCATGACCTGTTATCAACAGACACTGAAGGTGCAGCCGAACTACTATCAGGCGTATTTTCAAATCGGATTGATTAACCAGAAATACCGGAATTATTACGTTGCATTGGCCAATTACGAGCGAGTTCAGCAGCTTCGCCCGCAGTTCCCACGCATCGATACATACCTGGGTTATTGTCATGAGCAGATGGGTCAGTATGATTTGGCGATTGCTGCCTATACGAAAGCTACCCGGCTAAATGCAGCCGATCAGCAGGCAGCCGCTGGCTTATGGCGATCACAACGGCGACAATATTCGCAAAACTCATATAACTCGTTATTTTTGCCGAATACACCGGATGAAGCACTGACACCGACGCAGAATCGCGCCACACTCGACACAACCCGTGTCCGTGTATCGACCATTCAGCCCAAGTCGCAGGTACCGGCTGGTTCCGGTGATTCGCTCCGGCGAACCATCAAGCCGATTGGCCAGAATTAA
- a CDS encoding class I SAM-dependent methyltransferase, protein MPDIHLITPAPWPDYELIDSGDFQKLERFGDFVLARPEPQAIWDKSLSDRNWDEQAHAIFRRDRQSPERGDWQTTPDMRDPWFVSFRQGGLNLKFKLALTTFKHVGLFPEQSDNWAYIHDTIKKLSSGVSRPKVLNLFAYTGGASLAARQAGADVTHVDAVKPVISWARENMDHSELDNIRWVVEDAVKFVRREVRRGNHYNGIILDPPAYGRGPDGEKWVLEEHLNELLKSCADLLDRDDFFFIINLYSLGFSSILLDNLMRQVFGMVPNSEWGELVVEDNYHKRLPLGVFYRFASV, encoded by the coding sequence ATGCCCGACATTCATCTCATTACCCCCGCTCCCTGGCCTGACTATGAACTAATCGACTCGGGCGATTTTCAGAAACTCGAACGCTTCGGTGATTTTGTACTGGCTCGCCCTGAACCACAGGCTATCTGGGATAAATCATTGTCTGATCGTAATTGGGACGAGCAGGCCCATGCGATATTTCGACGCGACAGGCAGTCGCCCGAGCGGGGAGACTGGCAAACAACCCCCGACATGCGCGATCCCTGGTTTGTTTCCTTCCGACAGGGGGGGCTGAATCTGAAATTCAAGCTTGCCTTAACGACTTTTAAACACGTTGGTCTGTTTCCGGAGCAATCCGATAACTGGGCCTATATCCACGATACGATTAAAAAACTGTCGTCGGGCGTATCCCGCCCTAAGGTACTCAACCTGTTTGCCTATACCGGGGGCGCTTCGCTGGCAGCCCGGCAGGCAGGAGCCGACGTAACCCATGTAGACGCCGTGAAACCCGTAATCAGCTGGGCTCGCGAAAACATGGATCATAGTGAGCTTGACAACATTCGATGGGTGGTTGAGGATGCGGTAAAGTTTGTTCGTCGGGAGGTCCGTCGGGGTAATCACTATAATGGCATCATTCTGGACCCACCCGCCTACGGTCGTGGCCCTGATGGTGAAAAATGGGTGCTCGAGGAGCACCTCAATGAGTTGCTTAAATCCTGTGCTGATCTGCTCGACCGCGACGACTTCTTTTTCATTATCAACCTTTACTCGTTGGGTTTCTCGTCGATTCTGCTGGATAACCTCATGCGGCAGGTATTCGGAATGGTACCCAATTCCGAATGGGGTGAGTTAGTTGTCGAGGATAATTATCATAAACGTCTGCCGCTGGGTGTTTTCTATCGGTTCGCATCCGTTTGA
- a CDS encoding EVE domain-containing protein, whose amino-acid sequence MNYWLVKSEPDTYGWHHFTKQGRAVWDGVRNYQARNNLRLMQLGDQVLFYHSILNPGVVGLATVVRESYPDPTFPDASAPARWFVVELEPVMALAKPVTLAQIKAEPMLAAIGLIKQSRLSVMPIRPDEFELILKMGMTGEAGSV is encoded by the coding sequence TTGAATTACTGGCTTGTTAAATCCGAACCCGACACATACGGGTGGCATCATTTCACGAAACAGGGCCGTGCCGTATGGGACGGTGTTCGTAACTATCAGGCGCGTAATAACCTGAGGCTGATGCAACTGGGCGATCAGGTACTATTCTACCATAGTATACTGAATCCGGGTGTAGTGGGTCTGGCTACGGTCGTGCGGGAAAGCTACCCCGACCCAACCTTCCCCGATGCGTCGGCTCCGGCGCGCTGGTTCGTGGTCGAACTCGAACCAGTCATGGCATTGGCGAAACCGGTTACGCTGGCTCAGATAAAAGCCGAACCGATGCTCGCAGCGATTGGCCTCATTAAACAGTCGCGTTTATCAGTCATGCCAATCAGGCCTGATGAGTTTGAACTGATCCTGAAAATGGGAATGACGGGTGAAGCCGGAAGCGTGTAA
- a CDS encoding DinB family protein, with product MVPNDELIRIIDLLNTTYESEEAWHGPSVVEALRGVTPEMSGRRITPNTHSIAELVFHMTSWRIFCVKKMQGDATFDITTPEKNFGALPDKIDDFEWEALEMELSLSQEELINELDKRDDDEFLEDIVPGRDYTYYDMLHGIVNHDLYHTGQIMILKKALTFKGAGSQFADDDEDEYGSPYGSSQEHDDYY from the coding sequence ATGGTTCCCAACGACGAACTCATTCGAATCATTGACCTCCTCAATACAACGTATGAAAGCGAGGAAGCCTGGCACGGCCCTTCGGTAGTTGAAGCCCTTCGGGGCGTAACCCCTGAAATGTCGGGTCGACGAATCACGCCCAATACGCATTCCATTGCCGAACTGGTCTTTCACATGACGAGCTGGCGGATCTTTTGCGTCAAAAAGATGCAGGGCGATGCCACCTTCGATATTACTACCCCTGAAAAAAACTTTGGGGCTCTGCCCGATAAAATTGATGATTTCGAATGGGAAGCCCTCGAAATGGAATTGAGTTTAAGCCAGGAAGAACTGATCAACGAGCTGGATAAGCGTGACGACGATGAATTCCTTGAGGATATCGTGCCGGGTCGCGATTATACCTATTATGACATGCTGCACGGAATCGTTAACCACGATTTGTATCATACCGGTCAGATCATGATCCTCAAGAAAGCACTGACGTTCAAAGGGGCAGGTTCACAATTTGCCGATGATGATGAGGATGAATATGGATCGCCTTATGGTAGTAGTCAGGAGCATGATGATTATTATTGA
- a CDS encoding capsule assembly Wzi family protein: MRLLLPCLFLVSSCFSQTLKPLRYQTEVGSYLSSSGQNPFWLRTNQYGIVPMDHSTLTLRHAMHVDYHDAPKSKRDSLQALNRRVDWGWRAEAVLNAGYSVRLLIPEAYAKVRLGSVEIWAGRRREVIGLVDTTLTSGSYSMSGNALPMLKFQISIPEYTPRKGLFAIKGFYAHGWFEIDRFVKNTRLHQKAIYMRLGKPHWRLKLYGGINHQVMWGGTTTQLPNTRIKNNLLPSTFRDYLDVVSASSLGNRSNVDTNRISQFDRENRIGNHLGTVDLGFEYVAHSYSIFAYRQSIYEDGSLFHLTNLRDGLNGVRIRNLRPLKPRGLQIESVLFEYLYTENQGGSLFIDNSEQQRGRDNYFNHSQYQDGWSRYGMTLGTPFITPSDNSRNDLPRYGFSNNNRVAVMHIGLSGHVHGFFHFQAKASFSENLGTYEVPFPQAVRQFSGILSISTMLPVLNGLTVNTAIATDMGKLYPNTVGYYLGIRKDGQSRKKVDH; encoded by the coding sequence ATGCGTTTACTTTTACCCTGTCTGTTCCTGGTGTCCAGTTGCTTTAGTCAAACCCTGAAACCTTTACGCTATCAAACGGAGGTAGGTAGTTATTTATCGTCATCGGGTCAGAATCCGTTCTGGCTCAGGACAAATCAATACGGCATCGTTCCAATGGATCATTCCACGCTGACTTTACGACACGCGATGCATGTTGATTATCACGATGCGCCAAAAAGTAAACGGGATAGTTTACAGGCTCTTAACCGTCGGGTGGACTGGGGATGGCGGGCAGAAGCTGTTCTGAATGCTGGCTATAGTGTACGATTACTTATTCCGGAAGCCTACGCGAAGGTACGGCTGGGGTCCGTAGAAATCTGGGCGGGGCGTCGACGTGAAGTGATTGGTCTGGTTGACACGACACTTACGTCAGGATCCTATAGCATGTCTGGCAATGCGCTTCCCATGCTTAAGTTTCAGATATCGATTCCGGAGTACACGCCCCGAAAAGGGCTGTTTGCCATAAAGGGATTTTATGCCCATGGCTGGTTTGAAATAGACAGGTTCGTTAAAAATACACGTCTGCATCAAAAGGCAATTTACATGCGGTTGGGCAAACCTCATTGGCGATTGAAACTATACGGCGGTATCAATCACCAGGTCATGTGGGGGGGCACGACCACACAACTACCCAATACGCGCATTAAAAATAACCTCTTGCCTTCCACCTTCCGCGACTATCTTGACGTGGTTTCGGCCAGTTCACTCGGCAATCGTTCTAACGTCGATACCAATCGGATTAGCCAGTTCGACCGGGAGAATCGGATAGGCAATCACCTTGGCACGGTCGATCTGGGCTTTGAGTATGTTGCCCACTCCTATTCGATCTTTGCTTATCGTCAGAGCATTTATGAAGATGGTTCCCTGTTTCACCTCACGAACCTGCGCGATGGCTTAAATGGGGTCCGCATTCGTAATCTGAGACCATTAAAGCCTCGTGGGCTACAGATCGAATCGGTTCTTTTCGAGTACCTCTATACGGAGAATCAGGGCGGATCACTTTTTATAGACAACAGCGAGCAACAACGTGGCCGCGACAATTACTTCAATCACTCCCAGTATCAGGATGGCTGGTCGCGCTACGGAATGACACTCGGAACGCCTTTTATTACACCTTCCGATAACAGCCGCAACGATCTGCCACGCTATGGATTCTCCAACAACAACCGCGTAGCTGTCATGCACATTGGTCTTTCGGGACATGTTCATGGTTTTTTCCATTTTCAGGCCAAAGCCTCTTTCAGTGAAAATCTTGGGACCTATGAAGTCCCCTTTCCACAGGCAGTTCGGCAGTTTTCCGGTATTCTCTCTATTTCAACAATGCTCCCGGTGCTTAATGGCTTGACCGTAAATACGGCGATTGCAACCGATATGGGCAAGCTTTATCCCAACACTGTTGGTTATTATTTAGGTATCCGCAAAGACGGGCAAAGTCGAAAAAAAGTAGACCATTAA
- a CDS encoding RNA polymerase sigma factor: protein MKHLLKDEELIQMHLNTHQNDYFETLYKRYVTKVYRRCLSLTKDTAKAEDYTHDIFLRVHGNLTKFQEKSAFSTWLYSISYNYCMDQIRQSNRNSTVALEEDQDYIWTDSTDQDNKEFQLQQLDKAMGAISGDELLMLRMKYEDNLDIKEIAEQLNLKNSAVKMRLKRTRDKIRRMYGEDPF, encoded by the coding sequence ATGAAGCATTTATTAAAAGATGAGGAGTTAATACAAATGCATCTGAACACTCATCAAAATGACTACTTTGAAACATTATATAAACGCTATGTAACCAAAGTTTATCGGCGTTGTTTATCACTCACAAAAGATACAGCTAAGGCAGAAGATTATACGCATGATATTTTTCTGCGCGTACATGGAAACCTTACTAAATTTCAGGAAAAGTCGGCTTTTTCAACCTGGTTGTACTCCATTTCGTACAACTATTGCATGGACCAGATCCGCCAGTCCAATCGAAATTCAACAGTCGCTTTAGAAGAGGATCAGGATTATATCTGGACTGATTCAACTGATCAGGATAACAAAGAATTTCAGTTGCAGCAGTTGGATAAGGCAATGGGAGCCATTTCGGGAGATGAATTGCTCATGTTGCGCATGAAGTATGAAGATAATCTTGATATTAAGGAAATAGCTGAACAGCTGAATTTGAAAAACAGCGCGGTCAAAATGCGACTGAAGCGCACCCGCGATAAGATTCGGCGTATGTATGGAGAGGATCCATTTTAA
- a CDS encoding glycoside hydrolase family 16 protein, which produces MKRLIMIKTLALLAIVACKSPELTSPPTARKMVWSDEFDKAGLPDSTKWSYEVGGNGWGNNELQFYTAKRLENARVENGKLIIEARKEAYQGKNYTSARLMTQGKTTWTYGRIEARAKLPAGRGTWPAVWMLGKNIQTAGWPKSGEIDIMEHVGFDEGVIHGTVHTEAYNHAKKTEKGKAIPIKGVATDFHLYAIEWTADKIDFFVDDQNYYTVQKSTLGSAEAEWPFDKPFYLLLNVAVGGNWGGQKGVDESIWPQRMEVDYVRVYQ; this is translated from the coding sequence ATGAAACGTTTGATAATGATAAAAACGCTGGCACTATTGGCTATAGTTGCCTGCAAAAGCCCTGAGTTGACCTCACCTCCAACGGCCCGTAAAATGGTCTGGTCTGATGAGTTCGATAAGGCGGGTTTACCCGATTCGACCAAGTGGTCTTACGAAGTGGGGGGCAATGGTTGGGGCAATAACGAATTGCAATTCTACACAGCCAAACGGCTTGAAAATGCTCGTGTCGAAAACGGAAAACTTATTATCGAAGCCAGAAAAGAAGCGTATCAGGGTAAAAATTATACCTCGGCGCGGTTGATGACACAGGGTAAAACAACCTGGACCTATGGTCGAATTGAAGCCAGGGCCAAACTACCCGCCGGCCGTGGAACCTGGCCCGCCGTCTGGATGCTCGGTAAGAATATACAAACAGCAGGCTGGCCAAAATCCGGTGAAATTGACATCATGGAACACGTCGGTTTCGACGAGGGCGTCATTCATGGCACAGTTCACACAGAAGCGTATAACCACGCGAAGAAAACCGAAAAAGGAAAGGCCATCCCCATTAAGGGCGTAGCGACGGATTTCCACCTATACGCAATCGAATGGACTGCCGACAAAATCGATTTTTTCGTCGACGATCAGAACTATTATACCGTTCAGAAATCGACATTGGGCAGCGCGGAGGCCGAGTGGCCATTCGATAAGCCGTTTTATCTGCTTCTAAACGTTGCCGTAGGCGGAAATTGGGGCGGGCAGAAAGGTGTTGATGAAAGCATCTGGCCGCAACGGATGGAAGTCGATTACGTACGGGTTTATCAATAA
- a CDS encoding alpha/beta hydrolase, which translates to MADHLPAFFPAESSTVTVRHDDSLISVPLRRAIHLDIILPPDYSQRSTPYPVLYLNDGQDLTRLQMTRVLDSLYQKRAIQPFVLVAIHAGDRIQEYGTAARPDYMNRGSKAGLYTDFVLTELLPYVKKHYNISSEPTKSVFAGFSLGGLSAFDIVFHHPEHFSRSGVFSGSFWWRSKSTEDGYRDETDRIMHDLVRKGSHHRQLKFWFETGTDDETSDRNNNGIIDSIEDTTDLIAELVRKGYSRTEEIRYVEIAGGKHDQETWSQILPDFLIWAFGQ; encoded by the coding sequence ATGGCTGACCATTTACCGGCCTTCTTTCCGGCCGAGTCATCCACCGTAACGGTTCGGCACGATGATTCGTTAATTTCTGTTCCGCTTCGTCGAGCTATTCATCTCGACATTATTCTGCCTCCAGATTATTCGCAACGAAGCACACCTTATCCAGTTTTGTACCTGAACGATGGCCAGGATCTTACCCGGTTGCAAATGACCCGTGTGCTGGATTCTCTCTATCAAAAGAGGGCGATCCAGCCGTTTGTACTCGTGGCAATTCATGCCGGTGATCGGATTCAGGAGTATGGCACCGCTGCCCGACCCGATTACATGAATCGGGGTAGCAAAGCCGGATTGTACACCGATTTTGTGCTGACAGAACTGCTTCCATACGTTAAAAAACACTATAACATTAGTAGCGAACCGACGAAAAGTGTCTTTGCAGGTTTTTCACTGGGCGGTCTGTCCGCGTTTGACATCGTATTTCATCACCCGGAACATTTCAGCCGATCAGGGGTATTTTCGGGGTCATTCTGGTGGCGGAGTAAAAGCACGGAAGATGGCTACCGCGACGAAACCGACCGGATCATGCACGATCTGGTCCGCAAAGGTTCGCATCACCGGCAGCTGAAATTCTGGTTTGAAACCGGTACTGACGATGAAACCAGCGACCGTAACAACAATGGCATCATCGACTCTATCGAAGACACAACGGATCTGATTGCAGAGTTAGTCCGGAAAGGCTATAGCCGAACGGAAGAAATTCGCTATGTGGAGATTGCAGGAGGCAAACACGATCAGGAAACCTGGAGCCAGATTTTGCCGGATTTCCTGATATGGGCGTTTGGTCAATAG
- a CDS encoding esterase family protein, which yields MQQDHRKWYSHHLGRDIEMLVYGNWGYPVLLFPTSMGRYYEYKDFGLTETARWFVETGKVKLYCIDSIDRDSWYAKHLHPGTRIWNHVLYDRFLHEELVPGIQRECNVKKIGVSGASFGGYHALNFAFRHPEQVGHLLTMGAAFDIRSFLGGYYDENVYFNNPPDFLPNAQNSEFYHMNIVLGTSEYDFCKDDNYKMSGILHRKGIHHKLDVTPWGNHDWPVWKDQFPRYLSMI from the coding sequence GTGCAGCAAGATCATCGTAAATGGTACTCACATCACCTCGGTCGCGATATAGAGATGCTCGTTTATGGCAACTGGGGCTATCCCGTATTGCTGTTTCCGACCTCAATGGGGCGCTATTATGAGTATAAAGACTTCGGCCTGACGGAAACGGCGCGCTGGTTTGTGGAGACGGGTAAAGTTAAATTATATTGTATTGACAGCATCGACCGCGATAGTTGGTATGCCAAGCACCTGCACCCTGGCACGCGCATCTGGAACCACGTTCTTTATGATCGCTTTCTGCATGAGGAATTAGTGCCGGGAATCCAGCGTGAATGCAATGTCAAAAAAATAGGTGTATCGGGTGCCTCATTTGGCGGCTACCATGCCCTGAATTTTGCGTTTCGCCATCCCGAACAGGTCGGTCATTTGCTCACGATGGGCGCAGCTTTCGATATCCGGTCATTCCTGGGCGGGTACTACGACGAGAATGTTTATTTCAACAATCCGCCCGATTTTCTGCCAAACGCTCAGAATAGCGAATTTTACCACATGAATATCGTGCTGGGCACGTCGGAATATGATTTCTGTAAAGATGACAATTATAAAATGTCGGGCATTCTGCACCGCAAGGGCATTCACCATAAGCTCGATGTTACTCCCTGGGGCAACCACGACTGGCCAGTCTGGAAAGACCAGTTTCCCCGGTATCTGAGTATGATTTAA
- a CDS encoding DinB family protein, which translates to MSDPQLPGAIADALQRLRTHVVQVPVNVLGLSDEELTKKAPGKWSSKEILGHLIDSAVNNLKRFTDAQFTEEAYLIQGYNQDKLVIVNHYQSIPLAHLIALWRSLNEQILYVAESMTSETLTHPIRFGQPDKPESTLGWLINDYVAHLEHHLKTLL; encoded by the coding sequence ATGAGTGACCCCCAACTTCCGGGCGCTATAGCCGACGCCCTGCAACGGCTCCGTACCCATGTAGTACAGGTTCCGGTAAATGTACTGGGCCTTTCAGACGAAGAGCTGACAAAAAAAGCGCCCGGCAAATGGTCGAGTAAAGAAATTCTGGGACACCTGATCGATTCGGCGGTGAATAACCTCAAGCGATTTACAGATGCACAATTTACCGAAGAAGCCTACCTCATCCAAGGGTATAATCAGGATAAGCTGGTGATTGTCAACCACTATCAATCGATACCCCTGGCTCATTTAATCGCCCTTTGGCGAAGTTTGAACGAGCAGATTCTTTATGTAGCCGAAAGTATGACGAGCGAGACGCTTACCCACCCGATTCGGTTCGGGCAACCCGACAAACCTGAATCAACGCTAGGCTGGCTTATAAATGATTATGTAGCTCACCTGGAGCATCATCTAAAAACGTTGCTATAA